A section of the Triticum dicoccoides isolate Atlit2015 ecotype Zavitan chromosome 7A, WEW_v2.0, whole genome shotgun sequence genome encodes:
- the LOC119330945 gene encoding exopolygalacturonase-like — protein MVLRNVAMRALLLLAVVSVAYAAKGKEKEESADGPAASGLGGEYDITKLGAKPDGTTDCTEAVEEAWASACGSTGNPTIIIPKGDFLTGALNFTGPCKGDGLTIKLEGNLLASNDLAKFKSNWIEIMRVKKLSITGKGNIDGQGKAVWTKNSCQKNYNCKILPKSLVLDFCDDALIEGISIINSKFFHMNIFQCKGVTVKDVKVTAPGDSPNTDGIHMGDSSNVSIIDTTIGVGDDCISMGPGTTKVNISGVTCGPGHGISIGSLGRYKDEKDVTDITVKNCVLKGSSNGLRIKSYEDAKSPLVASKITYENVKMEDSGNPIIIDQKYCPNKLCTSKGDADRVTVKDVTFKNITGTSSTPEAVSLLCSEKKPCEGITMSDVKIEYSGTNNKTMAVCSHVKVTATGVDKANTCAA, from the exons ATGGTGTTGAGGAACGTTGCGATGAGAGCCTTGTTGCTCCTGGCGGTGGTGAGCGTGGCATATGCCGCCAAAggcaaggagaaggaggagagcgcAGATGGTCCGGCGGCGTCTGGTCTGGGCGGGGAGTACGACATCACCAAGCTCGGCGCCAAGCCCGACGGCACAACGGACTGCACCGAG gcggtggaggaggcatGGGCTTCGGCATGCGGTAGCACCGGCAACCCGACCATCATCATCCCCAAGGGTGATTTCCTGACTGGAGCTCTGAATTTCACGGGGCCGTGCAAGGGCGACGGACTCACCATCAAGCTGGAAGGCAACCTGCTAGCTTCCAACGACCTGGCCAAGTTCAAGTCTAACTGGATCGAGATCATGCGCGTGAAGAAGCTCTCCATCACTGGCAAAGGCAACATCGACGGTCAGGGCAAGGCCGTCTGGACCAAAAACAGCTGCCAAAAGAACTACAACTGCAAGATATTGCCAAAG tcgCTGGTGCTGGACTTCTGTGACGACGCGCTCATCGAAGGCATCTCTATCATCAATTCCAAGTTCTTCCACATGAACATCTTCCAGTGCAAGGGCGTGACCGTCAAGGACGTGAAGGTGACCGCGCCCGGGGACAGCCCCAACACCGACGGCATCCACATGGGCGACTCATCCAATGTCAGCATCATCGACACCACCATAGGCGTTGGCGACGACTGCATCTCCATGGGCCCCGGCACCACAAAAGTCAACATCAGCGGCGTGACCTGCGGCCCAGGCCATGGCATCAGCATTGGCAGCCTCGGGAGGTACAAGGACGAGAAGGACGTGACCGACATCACCGTCAAGAACTGCGTGCTCAAGGGCTCCAGCAACGGCCTCCGCATCAAGTCGTACGAGGACGCCAAGTCGCCCCTCGTAGCATCCAAGATCACCTACGAGAACGTCAAGATGGAGGACTCGGGCAACCCCATCATCATCGACCAGAAGTACTGCCCCAACAAACTCTGCACCTCCAAGGGCGACGCCGACAGGGTCACCGTCAAGGACGTTACGTTCAAAAACATCACCGGCACGTCCTCCACCCCCGAGGCCGTCAGCCTGCTCTGCTCCGAGAAGAAGCCCTGCGAAGGCATCACAATGTCCGACGTCAAGATCGAGTACTCCGGCACGAACAACAAGACCATGGCTGTCTGCAGCCACGTCAAGGTCACCGCCACGGGAGTCGACAAGGCCAACACATGTGCAGCATGA